The Nilaparvata lugens isolate BPH chromosome 14, ASM1435652v1, whole genome shotgun sequence DNA segment actgcggggtcaaaaattgtcttccaaacttttccctctatacccttttttgagcattcattgcccggactatcaatcaatttctgaaatttttattaaatcccaccctataacatttgtttcatttatctaattttaattattaatgcattattgtattcactattattctatatttcattcattcattcattcatcccataattctaagattcaaatcaactagtttttaacttattaagtagagtttcttatttgaacattacttcgagttttaattcccaacagctcttATTCATCACAACCTGGTCGTGTGTTAATAAGAAGGATTTCTTATATCCTTCTAAGAGAatctacaattatttgttgaaacaccgccgatttatgaagctacatcacattattatattgttattccaattacattctatattatttattctcattgattgattatttatctatactttgtgagattcgttgaataactagcattattgtcatttaatgtaaattagtgtataagccagtaaatattgtaacatacataaataaagaaatctaatctaatctttcgggttgtgtggcagagaggccCAGGAGTCCTAAATCCGCCTCAATAaagacaatcaatcaatctctatctatctatctatctctcttcaTCTATATCTATCTCTCCCACATATTTCCAGTATTAAGTGAATGCTCTTTTAATGTTTCAGAGATAACTATACTTACTGCCTATGTCAAACTGGATCGCAATGTTGTGCTAGATAGAATTGCCACAGCGTTAAACCAAAGGTAGAGCTCAAATGATGATTTTGTAAGTGTTCTTCCAAATAATTTCAAGCTATAAGGTGTAGCTAAATACTTGTAGTAACATACATATAAATATTAAGAACAAATGAATAGGAGggtaattttttcataattagaaaaattatttctcaaaattTCTTGCTCTCACAATCCACCCTTATCAAAGTACAGAAAACAACAATTTTGAAATGCtaaaaacttttttgttcaagaagataatttcaataataataaataaatttttcttctgaCACAAAAAAGTTTTCAGCATATCAAATTGTTCATGTTTTCTgttcgaaatgtctcgacattgtcAAAAATAATCACCAATTAGAAAATAACTGTGCATTTGATAATAGCTATTCATGAATTATGAGTGTATAATCACATGACAAGTCATGGAGTGCAATAATTTTGCAAACGCAATAAAGAAGTTTTACACTCGAATTACATGAAAGAATCATTTTGTAACTGCAGAATGAGACTATAAACGGATACAATACcataatacataatattatattgtcacCATTGTTGAGGTCATGACCTTGAGGTGGATTGTCGTTTGTGTGTAAACTTCTGCAGTCAATGATGGCAAgcatttttgacattcatatcGTCTTAATTTCAAGtctgctaaaacagctgatcaaataacttttcattgtttgtttttattattcaagaatcaaaatatttctaataatatcaacatattgccatttaaaagtataaagaTATATTAACTTAACCTCCcgcattaaaacataattgaacataatctctTAGGTTATTCAGACAAATTAAAATCTACCCACTCTGAGATTCTCACTATGTTGTGGTCTATGATGGCATTCACATGCtataaaaacttttcattcaTGAAACTTTTGTGTCATCATGGAACTTGGATGACTATGGTTCATATGGCTGAAACCACCaatcaatcagctgtttagagactggaatttataataattctcaACTTTGGCAAGTGTAAAAGTAAAAAACTACCATAGCTTGAGCAACATTTTTGGCTGATGTAGGACATATCTAATCCTATTAATATATGCAACCTATGAACAGTTAacatcaaaatatatttttaattcttattttttcatACTGTATTTGATTACAGTTTGAGCTGTGGTCGAGTGTCATTGTTTGGTTCAGAGCATAATTATGTGCTGCCTGAGATGTGGAGTGGAGGCTACATTGATGACATGTTATATGCAGTGGTTCCAGATGGACAAATTGATTAACTCaaattgatttcattttattagatgaataaataaactgtaGGAAatacttcaatcaaaagatacAAACAGTGGTCTGAAACGGCCTGCCAGTGCATTACCAAGGTATTCTCTGATTATCCAAGGTATTCAAAGAGTGAATAAATTTTTCTGCACCTCTCTATAACTAGGTCCTCCTTATAATGGCATAGAAGAACAGcctaatattttgttaattaattatatgtctacatttttaaaaatgatctggcaacagagcaaagcaagaaagagatagtgctatctacTTTGTTGCATGATGGATAAGGATATCattacaattgctaatcaaacactgccattataacgtggacctcactatagataacaAGATCAAAGCTCATCGCATCTGCTCTGCTCTACTTGGCTGCTTGAGTGCAACTGTAATCTGTGAAAATTGCAAACTTCCAATGATCCTTCCCACATTGACTCTTTGGACCAGAGTTCAGTACCATTATTAATTTGATGTGAAACCTATAATGTGAATGACTTTTCTTTGTGATTTGTGAATTAcatcaattgattattgaagtactttgatattgatattatgataTGTACTTTCAGGAGCCATCATTAACTGGCAGTGGGAGTGATTCCTCTGCAGAAGAGGAGGGAGAAGGTAGCAAGAAAGAAATAAGAGGGGAAGAAGGTTTTGAAGAAGAGAGGGTGTTAtgcaaaacaaaaattgaaaaaccaaATATGTGTTGTTTCTGTACAAAAATGTTCTCCACTTCCAGTCATTTGACTGTTCATATGCATTCTCACACTAAAGAGAAGCCTTACCCATGTACTGTCTGTAAAAAAATGTTCTCCACTTCTAGTCATTTGACTGTTCATATGCGTTCTCACACTAAAGAGAAGCCTTACCCATGTTCAGTCTGTACAAAAATGTTCTCCACTTCTAGTTATTTGACTGTTCATATGCGTACTCACACTAAAGAGAAGCCTTACCCATGTACAGTCTGTACAAAAATGTTCTCCACTTCTAGTCATTTGAATGTTCATATTAGGCATGCACATACTAAAGAGAAGCCTTACCCATGTACAATCTGTACAAAAAGGTTCTCCACTTCTGGTGAAGTGACTGTTCATATTAGGCATGCACATACTAAAGAGAAGCCTTACCCATGTACAGTCTGTACAAAAATGTTCTCCACTTCCAGTCATTTGACTGTTCATATGCATTCTCACACTAAAGCGAAGCCTTACCCATGTACAGTCTGTAAAAAAGTGTTCTCCACTTCTAGTCATTTGACTGTTCATATGCGTTCTCACACTAAAGAGAAGCCTTACCCATGTTCAGTCTGTACAAAAATGTTCTCCACCTCTAGTTATTTGACTGTTCATATGCGTTCTCACACTAAAGAGAAGCCTTACCCATGTACAGTCTGTACAAAAATGTTCTCCACTTCTAGTCATTTAACTGTTCATATGCGTTCTCACACTAAAGAGAAGCCTTACCCATGTACAGTCTGAAGAAAAACATTCTCTCAGTCTGTACATTTGAAACGACATATGCATACCCACACGGTTTTATTAACTCAATTCCTTCTTCTCTATTGGTGTGTTTCTGTGTGAtatgttttcaaaaatgaaaaatattaggcttttcatattttattatcatttggACCTACGTTTCATGATAGGTTGTATGTAGTTACATAATGTTGTGCTATGGTGCTTGTAAAGTGAAGAGTCTCTTATAgtaaagtccacgttataatagcagtggagaaagataggagaaaattcGCTGtggatcctctgtcttgtcaatgcctccgaTAGATGGTAGCTTATACATgttcattgatataatattaactgttcattctcatttcaaataatcaactatattttattaagctatAAATTAGGcctttattttcaataatttcatgatgaatttacataattaagatgaaatattttgtttattactttgttgaatgaaagacaaggaaagcaataccattgctaatcaaacactgccattataacgtggacctcaccatagtatAGATTTATTGTAAACTTCATTGTATTTTAGTTTAGGTTTTGTTAACTTCTCGAGCTAAGCCTATTTTAGCAACCATCTTTCTTTTCCTCAGCCTGCTTATGCATCAATCTACTTCAAACTCTGGCTCattattactttattttcaaatgGATTGTAATAACTATCATAAATTTATGTTCTcataaatgattaataatacttgtaatgtatgtattataaatattttcttggtatcgaatttgaataaatcatgtATTGAAGTGGATTACGATTATTTCACTAGGAATGTTGTAAGAATAGAGCATAACAGAAAAAATGCTCACAAACTGGGTTCTGAGTACATGAGTGAGAAGGTTTTTATTTCGTTGCCAACCCAGGAAGTACAGGCACTTGGCCTATCCAAGAAAAGGACTAATGACTGGTTgattgatagaatttatcaatgcAATGTCCATATAGTTGAAAAGCTGTATGAGATGAAACCTTGCTTTAAATGTTTGACCACCAATTTTCCCAAACATCATGAAAATTTTGAGTTTAAGTTATCGATTGACTGAACATTTTCTCTTCAGAATTCATCATTCTACAATAAACTCCAATAGCCTAGTTCAAAATACCTATCAATCACCATGCAAACAAGTTGACCTCTTTTAAAGcaagaaaaaaaagaatttttttgCAATGTTGcactatttttaaaaattttgtagccatgaaaaaatataaaaaataccacTTTCCCCCATGTTTGTTTGGCTAATCCATCGACAACAATGTGATACATGGTTGACCTCCCCAAACGATCTATGTAGGTTTCAATACTGGACTCTGCAGCCCATTTTGCAGCCTCCACTCCTCTGTCAATCCTGCAAACTGTGGAAGCAGACATCTATTTCcccttttcatttcaagaataataccTCTCAGACTTCAgttaaaagaaataaaaaagattcattcatataattatttcatcagGACACAAAATACAATAGTCACACTTTCTACCATTAAAATGACAATAGGATGTATTATATAACAATATTTCTGTCATAGCAATAGGCCTACTAAGttataacatagagaaacaatagcataagtagatatcccatccCTTTGAACTCTACAAGGAGTTCCAGGCAAGTCTTCGTAAATTGGATGGCCAGAATGGTTCCCAGCTCAGCCTCTCACTCCGCACACAGCAGCGAGCCTCCCAGGTCGAATGGCCAGCAATCATTCCGACTCAAGCTCGAATGGCCAGCAGTGCTGGCCGTTCtacacatatttttcaatagtctaCAAGTAATCAGGCAAAACAATGAACTCTCTGTTCAGTGGCGCGATCTATAgacaaaatattgaactatCAGAAGCGTccattttgaagaattcaaaataaaccAGTAGAATCGTGTACAAAGGAGAAAATGTTGTTAGTATGAGAAATACCTACTATTATTTCTAATTACTACTATTAttataagtaatagtaggtattggtatgAGGCCATGCTTGCTTACTGCCACTTGATTGCTTCTGTGATAGATCAGGCAAGTAATCAGGCAAAACAACGAACTCTCTGTTCAGTGGCGCGATCTatagacataatattgaacTATCAGAAGCGGccattttgaagaattcaaaatctggtgtgtcgcattcacacaactttccttgccgttatgaaaattgatcacctgacgctagtgtgaacgcgcatctcaagtcaatgatctgagccagctggtgacaggtcaataacgctggatgcacacaagatctgctatctcttcatagtgaatgatttaatagaatcaacagtttccaacattttgcaattgaattacattttctcaaagttcaagcttattttcaattttagttgaaaatgttactggacattaattgaagagatttccatgctcaatcttttccactcgaaatttttcgtttaaattatatctgagacctgataattgtaaatctaaaatcaaactttgcatagatggggcagagctccagaaatttttacagatatggaagttgtggcagttgatatagcttatcaatgactattttaggtatgaatttgatcaaaatcgttggagccattttcaagaaaatcgcgaaaacccctgt contains these protein-coding regions:
- the LOC111060960 gene encoding zinc finger protein 2 homolog — encoded protein: MCCFCTKMFSTSSHLTVHMHSHTKEKPYPCTVCKKMFSTSSHLTVHMRSHTKEKPYPCSVCTKMFSTSSYLTVHMRTHTKEKPYPCTVCTKMFSTSSHLNVHIRHAHTKEKPYPCTICTKRFSTSGEVTVHIRHAHTKEKPYPCTVCTKMFSTSSHLTVHMHSHTKAKPYPCTVCKKVFSTSSHLTVHMRSHTKEKPYPCSVCTKMFSTSSYLTVHMRSHTKEKPYPCTVCTKMFSTSSHLTVHMRSHTKEKPYPCTV